In a single window of the Massilia oculi genome:
- the rplE gene encoding 50S ribosomal protein L5 yields MARLQAIYKDKVVAELTEKFGYKSVMEVPRLTKITLNMGLSEAVADKKIIEHATGDLTKIAGQKPVVTKARKAIAGFKIREGYPIGTMVTLRGARMYEFLDRFITVALPRVRDFRGVSGKSFDGRGNYNIGVKEQIIFPEIDYDKIDALRGMNISITTTAKTDEEAKALLAAFKFPFRN; encoded by the coding sequence ATGGCCCGTCTCCAAGCAATTTACAAAGACAAAGTCGTCGCCGAACTGACCGAGAAATTCGGCTACAAGTCGGTGATGGAAGTGCCGCGCCTGACCAAGATCACCCTGAACATGGGTCTGTCGGAAGCAGTCGCCGACAAGAAGATCATCGAGCACGCTACCGGCGACCTGACCAAGATCGCTGGCCAGAAGCCAGTCGTGACCAAGGCTCGCAAGGCAATCGCAGGTTTCAAGATCCGCGAAGGCTACCCGATCGGCACGATGGTGACCCTGCGCGGCGCCCGCATGTACGAATTCCTGGACCGTTTCATCACCGTGGCCCTGCCGCGCGTGCGTGACTTCCGTGGCGTGAGCGGCAAATCGTTCGACGGCCGTGGCAACTACAACATCGGTGTCAAAGAGCAGATCATCTTCCCAGAGATCGACTACGACAAGATCGATGCGCTGCGTGGCATGAACATCTCGATCACCACGACTGCTAAGACCGACGAAGAAGCCAAAGCGCTGCTCGCCGCCTTCAAATTCCCGTTCAGGAACTAA
- the rplF gene encoding 50S ribosomal protein L6 has product MSRVAKMPIAVPAGAEVAINASSITVKGPLGTLTQALNGLVKVENNNGTLTFDVIDESRESNAMSGTLRALVNNMVVGVTKGFEKKLNLVGVGYKAAVQGNALNLSLGFSHPVLHAMPEGVTAVTPTPTEIVIKGIDRQKVGQVAAEVRAYRAPEPYKGKGVRYSDEVVKLKETKKK; this is encoded by the coding sequence ATGTCTCGAGTAGCTAAGATGCCAATCGCCGTCCCTGCCGGTGCCGAAGTCGCGATCAACGCGTCGTCGATCACCGTCAAGGGCCCGCTGGGCACCCTGACCCAAGCCCTGAACGGCCTGGTCAAAGTGGAAAACAACAATGGCACGCTGACCTTCGACGTGATCGACGAGTCGCGTGAATCGAACGCCATGTCGGGCACCCTGCGCGCCCTGGTCAACAACATGGTCGTCGGCGTCACCAAGGGCTTCGAGAAGAAGCTGAACCTGGTCGGCGTGGGCTACAAGGCAGCAGTGCAGGGCAACGCCCTGAACCTGTCGCTGGGCTTCTCGCACCCGGTCCTGCACGCGATGCCGGAAGGCGTCACCGCTGTGACCCCGACCCCGACCGAAATCGTGATCAAGGGTATCGATCGCCAGAAGGTCGGCCAGGTTGCCGCCGAAGTTCGCGCTTACCGCGCTCCTGAGCCTTACAAGGGCAAGGGCGTCCGTTATTCGGACGAAGTGGTGAAGCTTAAAGAAACCAAGAAGAAATAA
- the rplR gene encoding 50S ribosomal protein L18, which produces MDKKESRLRRGRQTRIKIAQLGVNRLSVHRTNLHIYANLISPDAKVLVSASTLEAEVRAELAGKTGAGGNAAAAALVGKRVAEKALKAGITEVAFDRSGFRYHGRVKALAEAAREAGLKF; this is translated from the coding sequence ATGGACAAGAAAGAATCGCGTCTGCGTCGTGGACGTCAAACCCGCATCAAGATCGCCCAGCTGGGCGTGAACCGTCTGTCGGTTCACCGCACCAACCTGCACATCTATGCGAACCTGATCAGCCCGGACGCAAAAGTACTGGTGTCGGCTTCGACCCTGGAAGCGGAAGTGCGCGCCGAACTGGCTGGCAAGACCGGCGCCGGCGGCAACGCTGCTGCAGCCGCCCTGGTCGGCAAGCGCGTCGCAGAAAAAGCACTGAAAGCAGGAATCACCGAAGTTGCGTTCGATCGCTCGGGTTTCCGTTACCACGGCCGTGTGAAGGCGCTGGCGGAAGCCGCGCGTGAAGCCGGTCTGAAGTTCTAA
- the rplV gene encoding 50S ribosomal protein L22 codes for MMETKAILKGVRLSEQKGRLVADLIRGKKVDAALNILQFSPKKGATIIKKVLESAIANAEHNDGADIDELKVTQIYVEKGPILKRFTARAKGRGDRISKQSCHIYVTVGN; via the coding sequence ATAATGGAAACTAAAGCAATCCTCAAAGGCGTGCGCCTGTCGGAACAAAAAGGCCGCCTGGTCGCCGACCTGATTCGTGGCAAGAAAGTTGACGCAGCACTCAACATTCTGCAGTTCAGCCCGAAAAAGGGCGCGACCATCATCAAGAAGGTTCTCGAGTCGGCGATCGCCAACGCGGAACACAACGATGGCGCGGACATCGACGAGCTGAAAGTCACCCAGATCTACGTCGAAAAGGGCCCGATCCTGAAGCGCTTTACTGCACGTGCAAAAGGCCGCGGCGATCGCATTTCGAAACAATCCTGTCACATCTACGTGACTGTCGGTAACTAA
- the rpmC gene encoding 50S ribosomal protein L29: MKASELRGKDQEALQKELNELLKAQFGLRMQVATQQLGNTAQLKKVRRDIARVKTVMNTKEAK, encoded by the coding sequence ATGAAAGCATCGGAACTCCGCGGCAAAGACCAGGAAGCGCTGCAGAAGGAGCTGAACGAGCTGCTGAAGGCCCAGTTCGGTCTGCGCATGCAAGTCGCTACCCAGCAGCTCGGTAACACCGCGCAGCTCAAGAAAGTACGTCGCGATATCGCGCGTGTGAAGACTGTGATGAACACGAAGGAAGCCAAATGA
- the rplW gene encoding 50S ribosomal protein L23 has protein sequence MSAAIKFSEERLMKVLLAPIISEKATFVAEKNEQIVFKVLPDATKPEIKAAVELLFKVEVESVQTVNREGKQKRSGRFTGRRNHTKRAFVCLKPGQEINFVEEAK, from the coding sequence ATGAGCGCCGCAATCAAATTCAGCGAAGAGCGCCTGATGAAGGTGCTGCTGGCTCCGATCATTTCCGAGAAGGCTACCTTCGTCGCGGAAAAGAACGAGCAGATCGTGTTCAAGGTCCTGCCTGACGCGACTAAGCCAGAAATCAAGGCTGCCGTCGAACTGCTGTTCAAGGTCGAAGTGGAATCGGTGCAAACCGTGAACCGCGAAGGCAAGCAAAAGCGTTCGGGTCGTTTCACCGGCCGTCGCAACCACACCAAGCGTGCTTTCGTGTGCCTGAAGCCAGGCCAGGAAATCAATTTTGTCGAGGAGGCTAAATAA
- the rpsH gene encoding 30S ribosomal protein S8: MSMSDPIADMLTRIRNAQVVQKTSVAMPSSKVKVAIANVLKDEGYIEDFAVSSEGGKAELKIGLKYYTGRPVIERLERVSRPGLRIYKGKDEIPTVMNGLGVAIVSTPQGVMTDRKARATGVGGEVICYVA; this comes from the coding sequence ATGAGTATGAGCGATCCTATCGCCGATATGCTGACCCGCATTCGCAACGCACAAGTTGTTCAGAAAACCTCGGTCGCAATGCCGTCGTCGAAAGTCAAGGTTGCCATTGCCAACGTCCTGAAGGACGAGGGTTACATTGAAGATTTCGCAGTGTCGTCCGAAGGCGGCAAAGCGGAACTGAAAATCGGTTTGAAGTATTACACCGGCCGTCCGGTCATCGAGCGCCTCGAGCGCGTTTCCCGTCCAGGCCTGCGCATCTACAAGGGCAAGGACGAGATCCCAACCGTCATGAACGGCCTGGGCGTGGCTATCGTCTCGACCCCGCAAGGCGTCATGACTGACCGCAAAGCACGTGCTACCGGCGTCGGTGGCGAAGTGATTTGCTACGTGGCTTAA
- the rpsN gene encoding 30S ribosomal protein S14: MAKLALINREQKRADLVEKFAAKRAALKAIIDDQSKSEEERYEARLKLQALPRNSAPTRQRNRCAMTGRPRGTFRKFGLARTKLREFAMKGEIPGMTKASW, translated from the coding sequence ATGGCAAAACTTGCACTGATTAACCGCGAACAGAAGCGTGCAGACCTGGTGGAGAAATTCGCCGCGAAGCGTGCCGCTCTGAAAGCAATCATCGACGACCAGTCGAAGTCGGAAGAAGAACGTTACGAAGCGCGCCTGAAGCTGCAGGCTCTGCCGCGCAACTCGGCCCCGACCCGCCAGCGTAACCGCTGCGCCATGACCGGCCGTCCACGTGGCACTTTCCGTAAATTCGGTCTGGCCCGTACCAAACTCCGCGAATTCGCCATGAAGGGCGAAATTCCGGGTATGACCAAAGCTAGCTGGTAA
- the rpmD gene encoding 50S ribosomal protein L30, with protein sequence MANTVKVQLVKGLIGTRQDHRATVRGLGLRRVNSVSELQDTPAVRGMINKVAYLVKVVS encoded by the coding sequence ATGGCAAACACCGTTAAAGTTCAGCTCGTCAAGGGCCTGATCGGTACCCGTCAAGACCACCGCGCTACCGTGCGTGGCCTGGGCCTGCGTCGCGTCAACTCGGTCTCCGAGCTGCAAGACACCCCAGCCGTGCGTGGCATGATCAACAAAGTCGCGTACCTCGTGAAAGTTGTTTCGTAA
- the rpsC gene encoding 30S ribosomal protein S3: protein MGQKIHPTGFRLAVTRNWASRWYAGNGNFADMLKEDLEARAFLKKKLKNASVGRIVIERPAKNARFTIYSSRPGVVIGKKGEDIEVLKTSLAKIMGVPVHVNIEEIRKPEIDSRLIADSISQQLEKRIMFRRAMKRAMQNAMRLGAVGIKIMSSGRLNGIEIARTEWYREGRVPLHTLRADIDYGTSEASTTYGIIGVKVWVYKGDRSPTGEAPVIDTPPDEKKPRGPRRDDGKPGSRPRPGAKPGAAPAGRRAAAKPAAEKAGE, encoded by the coding sequence ATGGGTCAGAAAATCCACCCAACCGGCTTCCGCCTGGCGGTCACCCGTAACTGGGCATCGCGCTGGTACGCTGGTAACGGCAACTTCGCTGACATGCTGAAAGAAGACCTGGAAGCTCGCGCTTTCCTGAAAAAGAAGCTGAAGAACGCTTCGGTCGGCCGCATCGTCATCGAGCGTCCTGCCAAGAACGCACGCTTCACCATTTACTCGTCGCGTCCTGGCGTCGTGATCGGTAAAAAAGGCGAAGACATCGAAGTGCTGAAGACTTCGCTGGCGAAGATCATGGGCGTGCCTGTGCACGTCAATATCGAAGAGATCCGCAAGCCAGAGATCGATTCGCGGCTGATCGCCGATTCGATCTCGCAGCAGCTCGAAAAGCGCATCATGTTCCGCCGCGCCATGAAACGCGCAATGCAGAACGCAATGCGCCTGGGCGCCGTCGGCATCAAGATCATGTCGTCGGGCCGCCTGAACGGCATCGAAATCGCACGTACCGAATGGTACCGCGAAGGCCGTGTGCCTCTGCACACCCTGCGCGCCGATATCGACTACGGCACCAGCGAAGCATCGACCACCTACGGCATCATCGGCGTCAAGGTCTGGGTCTACAAGGGCGACCGCTCCCCAACGGGCGAAGCACCTGTGATCGACACCCCGCCGGACGAGAAGAAGCCACGCGGCCCACGTCGTGACGACGGCAAGCCAGGCAGCCGTCCACGTCCAGGCGCGAAGCCAGGTGCCGCTCCAGCGGGCCGCCGCGCCGCTGCCAAGCCGGCAGCTGAGAAAGCAGGAGAATAA
- the rpsE gene encoding 30S ribosomal protein S5, with protein MAKMQAKMASDKPDDGMREKMIAINRVTKVVKGGRIMGFAALTVVGDGDGRIGMGKGKSKEVPVGVQKAMEEARRNLIKVPLKNGTLHHTVSGRHGASRVMMMPAKPGTGVIAGGAMRAIFEVMGVTDVVAKSTGSSNPYNLVRATLDGLSKMSTAADIAAKRGKSVEDIVG; from the coding sequence ATGGCAAAAATGCAAGCGAAAATGGCAAGCGACAAGCCGGATGATGGCATGCGCGAAAAAATGATCGCGATCAACCGCGTGACCAAAGTGGTCAAGGGTGGTCGTATCATGGGTTTTGCAGCGCTGACCGTTGTCGGTGACGGCGATGGCCGCATCGGCATGGGCAAGGGCAAGTCGAAGGAAGTTCCTGTCGGCGTGCAAAAAGCGATGGAAGAAGCCCGCCGCAACCTGATCAAGGTCCCGCTCAAGAACGGTACCCTGCATCACACCGTGTCCGGTCGTCACGGCGCCTCGCGCGTCATGATGATGCCAGCGAAACCTGGTACCGGCGTGATCGCTGGTGGCGCAATGCGCGCTATCTTCGAAGTGATGGGCGTGACCGACGTGGTCGCCAAGTCGACCGGTTCGTCGAATCCTTACAACCTGGTGCGCGCAACCCTCGACGGCCTGTCGAAGATGAGCACCGCGGCTGACATCGCTGCCAAGCGCGGCAAGTCGGTCGAAGACATCGTCGGTTAA
- the rplO gene encoding 50S ribosomal protein L15: MELNTIQPAEGAKHAKRRVGRGIGSGLGKTAGRGHKGQKSRSGGFHKVGFEGGQMPLQRRLPKRGFKSLNATFKAEVRLSDLNNLAVGDVDILVLKQAGILPVVARDVRVILSGEITKAVNLKGLKATAGAKAAIEAAGGSVA; encoded by the coding sequence ATGGAACTCAATACCATTCAACCAGCCGAAGGCGCCAAGCACGCCAAGCGTCGCGTCGGTCGCGGCATCGGCTCCGGCCTGGGCAAGACCGCCGGCCGTGGTCACAAGGGTCAGAAATCGCGTTCGGGCGGCTTCCACAAAGTCGGCTTCGAAGGCGGTCAGATGCCTCTGCAGCGCCGTCTGCCGAAGCGCGGCTTCAAATCGCTGAACGCGACCTTCAAGGCTGAAGTTCGTCTGTCCGACCTGAACAACCTGGCTGTCGGCGACGTCGACATCCTGGTGCTCAAGCAGGCAGGCATCCTGCCGGTCGTGGCACGCGACGTGCGCGTCATCCTGTCCGGCGAGATCACCAAAGCGGTGAACCTCAAGGGCCTGAAAGCGACCGCTGGCGCGAAAGCAGCGATCGAAGCAGCTGGCGGCTCGGTCGCGTAA
- the rplC gene encoding 50S ribosomal protein L3: protein MSLGLLGRKVGMMRIFTDDGDSIPVTVLDVSNNRVAQVKTPETDGYTAVQVVFGQRRASRVTKAAAGHYAKAGVEAGTMLKEFRIDSTKAAELKAGDTIDASMFEVGQKIDVQGTSIGKGYAGTIKRYNFASGRATHGNSRSHNVPGSIGMAQDPGRVFPGKRMTGHMGDVTVTTQNLEIARIDADRQLLLVKGAVPGAKNGQVVVKPAVKTKAKKGA, encoded by the coding sequence ATGAGCCTGGGCCTCCTCGGTCGCAAGGTTGGCATGATGCGTATCTTTACGGATGACGGCGATTCGATCCCTGTCACCGTGCTGGACGTGTCGAACAACCGTGTCGCACAAGTCAAAACCCCTGAAACTGATGGCTACACCGCAGTTCAGGTCGTCTTCGGTCAACGTCGCGCTTCCCGCGTGACCAAGGCCGCCGCCGGTCACTACGCCAAAGCTGGCGTCGAAGCCGGTACGATGCTGAAAGAATTCCGCATCGATTCCACCAAAGCCGCTGAACTCAAAGCCGGCGACACCATTGATGCTTCGATGTTCGAAGTGGGCCAGAAAATCGACGTGCAAGGCACCTCGATCGGTAAGGGCTACGCCGGTACCATCAAGCGTTACAACTTCGCTTCGGGCCGTGCTACCCACGGTAACTCGCGTTCGCACAATGTTCCTGGCTCGATCGGTATGGCCCAGGATCCAGGCCGCGTGTTCCCAGGCAAGCGCATGACCGGTCACATGGGCGACGTTACCGTCACCACCCAGAACCTGGAAATCGCTCGCATCGACGCCGACCGCCAGCTGCTGCTGGTCAAAGGTGCCGTTCCTGGCGCGAAGAACGGCCAAGTGGTCGTCAAGCCAGCTGTCAAAACCAAAGCCAAGAAAGGAGCGTAA
- the rplX gene encoding 50S ribosomal protein L24: MDKIRKNDEVIVLTGKDKGKRGVVQKRVDAEHVIVEGVNVAKKATKPNPMTGVTGGIVDKTMPIHVSNVALFNAATGKADRVGFKDQDGKKVRVFKSNGEVVKG; the protein is encoded by the coding sequence ATGGATAAGATTCGTAAAAACGACGAAGTCATCGTTCTGACCGGTAAGGACAAGGGCAAGCGTGGCGTCGTTCAGAAGCGTGTAGACGCTGAACACGTCATCGTCGAAGGCGTCAACGTCGCTAAGAAAGCGACCAAGCCGAACCCGATGACCGGTGTTACTGGTGGTATCGTCGACAAGACTATGCCGATTCACGTGTCGAACGTCGCGCTGTTCAACGCCGCGACCGGCAAGGCAGATCGCGTTGGCTTCAAAGACCAGGACGGCAAGAAAGTCCGCGTCTTCAAGTCGAACGGCGAAGTAGTGAAAGGGTAA
- the rplN gene encoding 50S ribosomal protein L14 has product MIQTESRLEVADNTGAKEVLCIKVLGGSKRRYASIGDIIKVTVKVAAPRGRVKKGEIYNAVVVRTAKGVRRQDGSLVKFDGNAAVLLNAKLEPIGTRIFGPVTRELRTEKFMKIVSLAPEVL; this is encoded by the coding sequence ATGATTCAAACCGAAAGCCGGCTCGAAGTAGCCGACAACACCGGTGCCAAGGAAGTTCTGTGCATCAAGGTGTTGGGCGGCTCGAAGCGCCGTTACGCGAGCATTGGCGACATCATCAAGGTCACCGTGAAAGTCGCTGCCCCACGTGGCCGCGTCAAGAAAGGTGAAATTTACAATGCCGTGGTTGTGCGTACCGCCAAGGGTGTGCGCCGCCAGGATGGTTCCCTGGTCAAGTTCGACGGCAATGCCGCCGTCCTGCTGAACGCCAAGCTGGAGCCGATCGGTACCCGTATCTTCGGACCGGTGACGCGCGAGCTGCGTACCGAGAAGTTCATGAAGATCGTGTCCCTGGCACCTGAAGTTCTGTAA
- the rpsQ gene encoding 30S ribosomal protein S17, whose amino-acid sequence MNDTTKTALKRTLVGKVVSDKMDKTVTVLIERHVKHPLYGKIIVRSNKYHAHDEANEAKIGDTVEIAEGRPISKTKAWTVTKVLQVAQVL is encoded by the coding sequence ATGAACGACACCACTAAAACGGCGCTGAAGCGTACGCTGGTCGGCAAAGTCGTGTCCGACAAAATGGACAAGACGGTGACCGTGCTGATCGAACGTCACGTCAAGCACCCGCTGTACGGCAAGATCATCGTGCGCTCGAACAAGTATCACGCGCACGACGAAGCGAACGAAGCGAAAATCGGTGACACCGTCGAGATCGCAGAAGGTCGCCCGATCTCGAAGACGAAAGCGTGGACTGTGACCAAAGTGTTGCAAGTCGCACAGGTACTGTAA
- the rpsS gene encoding 30S ribosomal protein S19, with translation MTRSLKKGPFIDAHLVKKVEAAQASKDKKPVKTWSRRSTITPDFIGLTIAVHNGKVHVPVYVSENMVGHKLGEFALTRTFKGHAADKKAKR, from the coding sequence ATGACTCGTTCATTGAAAAAAGGGCCGTTCATTGACGCCCACCTGGTGAAAAAAGTCGAAGCCGCGCAAGCGAGCAAAGACAAGAAGCCAGTCAAAACCTGGTCGCGCCGCTCGACGATCACCCCCGACTTCATCGGTCTGACGATCGCCGTCCACAACGGCAAGGTGCACGTGCCTGTGTACGTGTCGGAGAACATGGTCGGCCACAAGCTCGGCGAATTCGCGCTGACCCGTACGTTCAAGGGCCACGCCGCTGACAAGAAGGCGAAACGATAA
- the rplP gene encoding 50S ribosomal protein L16 produces MLQPSRRKYRKEQKGRNTGISHTRGTAVSFGEFGLKAVARGRITARQIEAARRAMTRHIKRGGRIWIRIFPDKPISNKPAEVRMGNGKGNPEYYVAEIQPGKVLYEMDGVAEELAREAFRLAAAKLPLATTFVVRQVGQ; encoded by the coding sequence ATGCTGCAGCCATCGCGCAGGAAATATCGTAAAGAGCAGAAAGGCCGTAACACCGGCATTTCGCACACCCGCGGCACCGCTGTGTCGTTCGGCGAATTCGGCCTGAAGGCAGTTGCCCGCGGCCGTATCACCGCACGCCAGATCGAAGCGGCTCGTCGTGCCATGACCCGTCACATCAAGCGTGGCGGTCGTATCTGGATCCGTATCTTCCCGGACAAGCCGATCTCGAACAAGCCGGCCGAAGTCCGTATGGGTAACGGTAAGGGTAATCCGGAATACTACGTCGCTGAAATCCAGCCAGGCAAAGTCCTGTACGAGATGGACGGCGTCGCTGAAGAACTGGCGCGCGAAGCGTTCCGCCTGGCCGCTGCCAAACTGCCACTGGCTACCACCTTCGTGGTGCGCCAAGTTGGCCAATAA
- the rplB gene encoding 50S ribosomal protein L2, whose protein sequence is MALVKMKPTSPGRRGMVKVVTEGLYKGRPLAALVEKKSKTAGRNNNGHITTRHKGGGHKQHYRLVDFKRQKDGIPAKVERIEYDPNRTAHIALLCYADGERQYIIATKGLSVGDTVMNGSEAPIKAGNCLPIRNIPVGTVMNCVEMLPGKGAQMARTAGAGVVLMAREGTYAQVRLRSGEVRRVHIECRATVGEVGNAEHSLRKIGKAGAMRWRGVRPTVRGVVMNPIDHPHGGGEGRTAAGRHPVSPWGQQTKGKKTRSNKRTSSMIVSRRGKK, encoded by the coding sequence ATGGCACTCGTTAAGATGAAGCCAACCTCCCCAGGCCGTCGCGGCATGGTGAAAGTTGTGACCGAAGGCCTGTACAAAGGCCGTCCGCTCGCAGCCCTGGTTGAAAAGAAATCGAAAACCGCCGGCCGTAACAACAACGGTCACATCACCACCCGTCACAAAGGCGGTGGTCACAAGCAGCACTACCGTCTGGTCGACTTCAAGCGCCAGAAGGACGGCATTCCTGCCAAGGTCGAGCGTATCGAATACGACCCGAACCGTACCGCGCACATCGCACTGCTGTGCTACGCGGACGGCGAGCGTCAGTACATCATCGCCACCAAGGGTCTGTCGGTCGGTGACACCGTCATGAACGGCTCGGAAGCGCCGATCAAGGCCGGTAACTGCCTGCCAATCCGCAACATCCCGGTCGGTACCGTGATGAACTGCGTCGAAATGCTGCCAGGTAAGGGTGCCCAGATGGCCCGTACCGCCGGCGCCGGCGTCGTGCTGATGGCCCGTGAAGGCACCTACGCCCAGGTTCGCCTGCGCTCGGGTGAAGTCCGTCGCGTGCACATCGAGTGCCGTGCAACCGTGGGTGAAGTCGGCAACGCCGAGCACAGCCTGCGCAAGATCGGCAAGGCTGGCGCGATGCGCTGGCGCGGTGTTCGTCCTACCGTCCGCGGTGTGGTCATGAACCCGATCGATCACCCGCACGGTGGTGGTGAAGGTCGTACGGCAGCTGGTCGTCATCCAGTGTCGCCATGGGGCCAGCAGACCAAGGGCAAGAAGACGCGTTCGAACAAGCGCACTTCGTCGATGATCGTCTCGCGCCGCGGCAAGAAATAA
- the rplD gene encoding 50S ribosomal protein L4, translating into MELKLLNEQGQAGANVAATDEVFGREYNEALIHQIVVAYAANARSGNRKQKDREEVHHTTKKPWRQKGTGRARAGMSSSPLWRGGGRIFPNTPDENFSHKVNKKMFRAGICSIFSQLAREGRLNVVENLSIEAPKTKLLSQKLQTMGLESVLVITDTIDENLELASRNLPHVLVVEPKHADPMSLVFYKKVLVTKAALAKIEEMYA; encoded by the coding sequence ATGGAACTGAAGCTCCTGAATGAGCAAGGTCAAGCTGGCGCCAACGTTGCAGCAACCGACGAAGTGTTCGGTCGTGAATACAACGAAGCCCTGATCCACCAGATCGTCGTCGCCTACGCCGCCAACGCACGTAGCGGCAACCGCAAGCAGAAGGACCGTGAAGAAGTCCACCACACGACCAAGAAGCCATGGCGCCAGAAAGGCACCGGCCGCGCTCGTGCTGGTATGTCGTCGTCGCCACTGTGGCGCGGCGGTGGTCGTATCTTCCCGAACACCCCGGACGAGAACTTCTCGCACAAAGTTAACAAGAAGATGTTCCGTGCAGGTATCTGCTCGATCTTCTCGCAACTGGCTCGCGAAGGCCGCCTGAACGTGGTCGAGAACCTGTCGATCGAAGCTCCAAAGACCAAGCTGCTGTCGCAAAAACTGCAGACCATGGGCCTGGAATCGGTCCTGGTGATCACCGACACCATCGATGAGAACCTGGAACTGGCATCGCGCAACCTGCCGCACGTGCTGGTCGTCGAGCCGAAGCACGCTGATCCGATGTCGCTGGTGTTCTACAAAAAAGTCCTGGTCACGAAAGCTGCTCTGGCCAAGATCGAGGAGATGTACGCATGA